A stretch of Oncorhynchus gorbuscha isolate QuinsamMale2020 ecotype Even-year linkage group LG24, OgorEven_v1.0, whole genome shotgun sequence DNA encodes these proteins:
- the nkain1 gene encoding sodium/potassium-transporting ATPase subunit beta-1-interacting protein 1, whose protein sequence is MGNCDGRCTLVAICSLQLMAALQRQVFDFLGYQWAPILANFLQIMAVILGIFGTVQFRSRYLILYAVWLVLWVGWNSFIICFYLEVGHLSQDRDFLMTFNTSLHRSWWMEHGPGCLVTPVLDSRIAPDDHHVITVSGCLLDYQYIEVLSSALQVLLALFGIVYACYVSKVFQDDEDSFDFIGGFDSYGYQPPQKTSHLQLQPLYTAG, encoded by the exons ATGGGGAATTGTGACGGGAGATGCACGCTGGTGGCGATATGTTCACTGCAGCTG atggcaGCACTACAGAGACAGGTGTTTGACTTCCTGGGCTACCAGTGGGCTCCTATCCTGGCCAACTTCCTCCAAATCATGGCCGTCATACTGGGGATCTTTGGAACCGTGCAGTTCAGATCCCGCTATCTCATACTG TATGCAGTGTGGTTGGTGCTGTGGGTGGGATGGAACTCCTTCATCATCTGTTTCTACCTGGAGGTGGGACACTTGTCTCAG gacaggGACTTCCTGATGACTTTCAATACGTCGCTGCATCGGTCATGGTGGATGGAGCATGGCCCTGGTTGCCTAGTAACACCAGTGTTGGACTCCCGCATTGCCCCTGATGACCACCATGTCATCACCGTCTCCGGCTGTCTCCTTGACTACCAGTACATTGAGGTGTTGAGCTCTGCACTACAGGTCTTACTGGCT CTCTTTGGCATTGTGTATGCCTGCTACGTGAGCAAAGTCTTCCAGGATGACGAGGATAGCT ttGATTTCATTGGTGGCTTTGACTCCTATGGTTACCAGCCTCCTCAGAAGACCTCCCACCTCCAACTGCAGCCCCTCTACAC TGCTGGGTAG